The DNA segment GGATTGAAGAACAAGCCATCGCCCTTTTTCAGCGGCAACTGGACATAGTTATTGGCGAAGTAATCCACGAAATCCGGATGACGATAAGCGATGTAACCCAGCTCGTACTGATGTGACCAGGGGAGCAGTCTCGTTGGACCAGAAGCCAATGGCATATCCGAATGAGCAACAGCGCCTTGCAGGGTCAGGTACTGAGAAAGTATCTGCACAGGGATCGGAAACTCGGCGGCAAAGGCACTTTGCTGGAAGCCCAGGTGATAATCACGATGCGGCTGCTGGGCTTCGCCTCCGGGCCTGACCTGGTTAACTTGCGATGTCATGCGCCATGCCGGTCCCAGCCATGCCTGGCAAATCAGCGCCAGAGTGGGGTTTGCGTAATAATCTACGAAGGATGCGGGATCCACTTCAGCCAGCTTTTGCAGTGCATTCCAGATGCGCCCGTTATTGCCTGCCTTAGAAAAATGATCGGCCTGAATTTTCGATTTGGCTTCAGCGCTCATGATTTCTTCAAACACCTGAGATGCCCGATCAACCACCTGAACGTCTTCATAAAGACCACGAACGGTGAAAACACCCGGACCGTAAGAAAGTGCTTTATGGAGTTCACTCAGCACTGCCTTTTTGTCTCGGGTGGCAGCGTTATCCAGCGTCGTGCGATCGTAAACCAGAACATTGTCCACCACCTCACTTGCGAGCGGGAAATCCCCTGCGTCAAGTTGTTGGGCGCAAAAGGTTTTGAAATCCTCAATGGAGACCTGTTCTTCATGTGCAAAATAGGAAGACGTCATAACCACCTCATGGTGTTGATAGGTTAACAGGGCCTTATCATGCATCGTTTCCTTGAGAACACCGGAACATGATAGGGTTGATGCCTGTTAAGTTAGCAGCTACATTCCATTTACATCACATCAAAAAAACCTCACCATTACGTCATGTGACCTATGCCTAAATTTACTCAAAAACAGATCTCTGCTCAGTCTGGATTAAGTCTTGCCACCATTGATCGCGCCCTGCATAACCGCGGTAAAGTGCACCCACAAACTCTGCACAGAATTAAGCAGGCGCTTGCTGACCTGGAGCTGCAACAAAAAAGCAGCCTGGCGCAGGGCCGTACACTCTATTTTGATGTGATCATGCATACGCCTGAACGTTTCAGTGAACTTGTCAGGCAGGCGTTTAGCAGCCAGATCTCCAGCTTTGCCTCTTTCAAAATCCAGTTGCGCTTTCACTGCTATGAGAACATGACCGTTACCCAGGTCGAGAACTTGCTGAAGAAATGTTCGCTTGATTCACACGGCATCATCCTCAAAGCGATGAATTCAGAGAAGCTCATTCCCGTCATTAACCAACTGATTAAGCAACGCATTCCTCTCGTGACGCTGGTTACTGACATCAGCGGTAGCTCCCGTCTGCGTTATATTGGTATGGATAATATTAACGCCGGTAAATCAGCCGCCTTTGTGATGTCCAAATGGCTGGGGAATGAAAAAGCGACGGTGGCTGCCATCACAGGCAGTGAAGAGTTCGCCGGTGAGCAGGAGAGAATCCATGGCTTCATAGAAGGCATGAAGTTGTTTGCGCCCCAGCATGAAATTAACGTTCTTTCTGAAGGGTTCGGGATTGATCATCTCATGTACCAATCCCTGAGTCTCTTTTTGCAGCAACATCCCGGTATTGATGCGATTTATACCGTGGGAGGTGGGAATCCAGGAATACTGCGGGCGCTGGATGAAGAGAGAATCGTGCCAAAAGTTTTCATCGGCCACGATCTTGATCGCGAAAACCGGGCATTGATGCAGGCAGGAAAAATTGATGTGCTTATCGAGCACAATTTACAACTTGATGCGCAGCACGCTTTCAAGACCTTACTGGAATTTCATGGTTTTCTACCTGAAGAGGAAAACTACGCCTCCTATTCACGTATTAACATCATTATGCGCTACAACATGTATAGCTAAGGACTACCGGGTAAGTTCCGAAATGCTGGTTTTATGGCGGACATGATATTGCAATAAAACCCGCGACCACAAATTGCCCCTGCCAGTTTTCCTCTTCCAACTGTTTTTTCATTCGGGCGTGAAGCATGGAAATAAAATTGCTAAACAGCAATAACAGCAATAACAGCAATTTTAATTTCAATTTTCGTGATCTGATTCAGAATTTTGAGAGAAAAAGATCATACCTGCATGGTGAATACGGCATGTTTAATGGATCACCACTGATATTTAACTCAATTAAATCAATTCATTGAGCGCACGCCCGCCGCTATAAAACCCGCCAATTCAGGTCAAAAAAGGTGCTTGCAATTTTATTTGCAATACAACAATTATTGCAATGTTAAGTGCTAAAGCAGACGACTGAAAGAGTCTACACGACGTGACCAGACAGAGTTGAATCTCTCTGCAAAACAACAGGAACTCATACCATGAAAATTGCCGTACTTGGCGCAGGCCGCATTGGCAACGTCCACGCAATGAATGTTGCAAGCAACCCCAATGTTGAACTGGTCGCGATTGCTGATCCTTTCATCGACAACGCTATCAAACTGACGGAGAAATATGGTGGCAAGGCCGTGAAAGAGCCGATGGAGTTGATTGAGAGCAATGCGGTGGATGCCGTGATCATTGCGACACCTACCGATACGCATGTTGATCTGATGTTGAGTGCAGCCCGCAATGGTAAAGCGGTACTGTGTGAAAAACCGGTAGACCTTAACCTGGAACGTGCCGAAGTCGCCTGCGCAGAGCTTAAGCAATGCGATGTTCCCGTCATGATTGCCTTTAACCGCCGCTTTGATCCCAGCGCAGCTGAAATGCACAGCGCCATTGCGAAAGGTGAAGTGGGCGAACTGCATCAAATCATGATTTCCAGCCGTGACCCGGGCTTTGCCTCCATGGACTATCTGCGTCACTCTGGCGGCATCTTCCGGGACATGACGATTCATGATTTTGACATGGCGCGCTGGTTACTCGGTGAAGAGCCTGTGCAGGTATTTGCCTCTGCCAGCCGTATGCTGGAGCCGGCATTAGAACCGTTGAATGATTTCGATACCGTGATGGTTCAGATGATCACTAAATCGGGTAAGCAATGCCACATCAACTGTAGTCGTCAAGCCGTCTATGGACATGACCAACGCATTGAAGCTTATGGTTCTGCAGGGATGTTACTCAATGACAATCTTCGCCCATCCACTCTGCGTCGTTTCAATAAATCGGCAACCGATGCTCGCGTTCCATTAGTCCACTTCTTCCTCGAACGCTATGCGGATGCCTACCGGATGGAACTGGAAGCCTTCATTTCCGCGGTTAAGCATGCGAAGCCCGTTCCTGTTACCCCTTATGATGGATATATGGCGCTGAAGCTCGCCGACTGTGCGCAACAATCGGCTGAAACTGGTTTACCTGTGCAGCTTTAATCCATAATGAACAACGGGACTCTTTACAGAGTCCCGTTTTTTAACCGACAGGAAGCTGGTGGGGAGTGTGTAATGCAGAAAAGTGGTGCGCCAGTTTTTGCTGGTACTGAAACAGCCCCTGCTGCACCTGAAAAATCACGTCTTTTTTGAGTGTTTCCAGTAAGCGGCTTCGATGGGGTTCCAGACGATAACTCGGATCAAAAAACAACAAATACCCCTCCCACTCCAGCCCTTCCGGCAGATGTAACGCAGGCAATAATCGTACAGAGAAATTCAGGCCCGCAGCTTGCGGTGCGGTACGAAACCGCTCTGCTGACACCAGCCGACAATGTTCATAGGGCATGGCGTAATGCGGCAAATTGAAGAGAATATCTTCAGTTTGCGTTGCCATCGTCAATCCACAGACCTTGACGTATATCGGCACAGGCTTTTGATGCTGACGACGAAAATCATCATCAAGGCAAAGAACCTCAACGGACGTCACAGCGCTACGACAGCGCCATTGATTCACATAATTCTCCATCAGCGCCAGTTTTAACTGGCTTACATCGACTCCCTGATACTCAGCAAGTTGGCGAAAGCGCCCTTCAATCCGTTTAGCAGTATTCACAGGGAGTCTCCGCCAGCTTTAACGATATTTGGGTTTTATCCAGACGGTTCCCTGTTCATGACTGTCAACCACAGCATCAACAAAAGCGACACCTTTAAGACCATCATAGATTTGCGGGACGGCGGCCCCAATACCGTTGATTTCACGCTGCTCGCCACGCGAACGCAACGCCGACGCAAAGCCGCTATACAGGTTAGTGAAAGCCTCGATATACCCTTCCGGATGTCCCGGCGGTGTGCGGGTACGGGCTTTTGTCAGATCATAGAGATCATCGCGCCCACGTTTGATGACCTGTGTATGACCATTAAGCGGGGTATAAAGCAACTCATTCGGTTGCTCCTGGAACCAGCTGAGGCTACCTTTTTCGCCATAAACACGTAAGCGCAGTGAATTGGAACAGCCAATCGCCACCTGGGATGACCACAACATCCCTCTCGCTCCCCCTTCATAACGGATCATGACATGGGCGTTATCATCCAGCGCCCGACCTGCAACAAAGGTAGCCAGATCAGCAATCACGCTTTCAGCCTTCAGTCCGGTGACGTATCCGGCAAGGTGATATGCATGAGTGCCAATATCGCCAATCGATCCTCCTCGCCCGTTTTTTTGCGGATCGACACGCCAGGCCGCCTGTTGATTATTGAGCTCAACGCCTGTCGCCATCCATTCTAATGGGTATTCAACCTGGACAGTGCGCACGGCACCGATAAGCCCTTCTGCAACCCGGGTGCGAGCTTCCATGATCATCGGATAACCGGAATAGGTATACGTCACCCCGAGGAAGCCACCGGTACTTGTTACAACTTCTGCCAGTGATTCAGCATCGGCCAGTGTGGTGGTCAGCGGCTTCTCACAAATCACATCAATCCCCGCCTCAAGGAAAGCACGGGCAATCGGATAGTGCGTAAAATTAGGGGTGCAGATGGCCACGACATCGACACCTTCCTCCCGTGCCCGCTCCGCAGCCAGCATTGCCTGCCAGTTGTCATAAGATCGCTCGGCAGCAATGTAATTCTCTGCGGCAAAGGCATGTCCACGCTGCGCATCAATATCGAATGCACCTGCAACCAGTTCATACTCATTGTCCAGACGGGCAGCAAAGCGATGGATGCCGCCAATATAGGCCCCCTTACCACCACCGATCATTCCAAGCCGGATACGACGTCCTTTTAAAGATTGCTTCGTCATGGTGAGCTCCTCAGATACCCAGAATTTTTTTGTTAACTGACTGATCAACATAAGACTTACAAAAGTCATCGAAGGATTTATCCGTCACCCGTATAATGTGCTGGTTAATAAATTCAGCACCCTCGCTTGCACCATCTTCCGGGTTCTTAAAGCAGCACTCCCACTCCAGCACCGCCCAGCCATCGAAGTCATAGCCGGTCAGTTTTGAGAAAATGGCTGCGAAATCGGTCTGACCGTCACCGGGTGAGCGAAAGCGCCCTGCACGACGAGTCCAGGGTTGATAGCCACCATAAGCGCCGGTTTTACCATCGGGACGGAATTCGGCATCCTTGACGTGAAAAGCTTTAATACGTTGGTGGTAGTGATCGATATAGGTCAGATAATCAATTCCCTGAAGCAGCAAATGGCTGGGGTCATACATGATGTTGCAGCGCACATGGTTACCGGTCTTCTCCAGGAATCGTTCGAACGTCAAACCATCATGCAGGTCTTCCGTAGGATGGATTTCATAACAAACATCCACACCTTGTTCATCGAAGGCATTGAGGATGGGCGTCCAGCGTCGAGCCAGTTCATTGAAACCTTCCTCAATCAGTCCTTCCGGCCACTGCGGATAGGGGTAGATATACGGCCAGAGTAAAGTGCCGGAAAAGGTGACGTGCTTAGTGAGTCCAAAACGGCGTGACGCCCTGGCGGCCAGTAACAGTTGTTCGGTTGCCCAACGCTGACGAAGCTGAGGGTTCTGATGGACTTCTGGCGGTGCAAAACTGTCGGCGGGCAGATCAAACGCCGGATGTAATGCCACCAATTGCCCCTGAAGGTGACTGGCCAGGTCGGTTAGTGTTAAACCATACTGATCCAGTGTACCCAGAATTTCATCAACATAAGTCTGGCTCTCCGCCGCCTTGCGCAGGTCAATCAAGCGGCTATCCCAGCTGGGAATTTCAACACCTTTAAATCCTTTATGCGCCGCCCATTCCGCCATGCCAGCCAGCGTATTAAAAGGCGCACTGTCTCCGGCAAACTGCGCCAGAAAAACACCAGGACCTTTAATTGTTTTCATACCCACTCCCGATTAAAAAAGTGCACCTGTAGTTTCACAGGTGCGAAGGACACAGAAAGAAATCTGCCATTAATTAGTGATGAATTTCTGGTAGTTTTGCGGTGTAACCAACTGGAAAGGGATAAAGTTAATATCTTTAAGTGTCTCTCCTTTGGCGGCTTTCTCTGCCATATCGATCGCGCCAAAAGCCTGTGATTTAGCATCCTGAAACACTGTCACTGTTAATAAGCCTGATTTAATGGCTTGCAATCCATTTGGTCCGCCGTCTGTTCCGCCAACTAAAATATCTTTACCGATATTCAGACCATTACTTTTTATCGCCATTGCTGCACCAATCGCCATTTCATCCGCATTCGCTGATAAAATATCGATCTTCTGTCCGGTCAAAATCCAGTTATTCATCAGATTCATGCCATCTTCACGCATCCATTTTGCGGTATCTTCCATCACAACATGCATATTGGGATGTTTCGCGATGACTTCTTTTGCGCCCTGCGTTCTGAAGCGGGTGGCGTCATTGCTTAAAAGTCCTTTCATGATCGCAATATTCACATTTTTACGATCCTTGACCATATCGGCCAAATATCCCATTTGCAAACGGCCCGCTTCAATTTCATCACTGCCAATATAACTAATACCATCACCCATTTTGGAATCAGACGGCATACGGTTAAGATAAATTAACGGGACTTTTGCTTTGCGGGCGGCATCACTCATATTCTTCGTTCCCTGTGTGTCAACAGGGTTAACGATGATCACATCAACTTTTCCATTGATAAAACTTTGTACCTGGCTGAGTTGTTTATCCACCGCACCTTGCCCATCCTCAAACTGCAACGTCATATCGGGATATTGTTTGGCATGCTCAATCAGGTAGCCTCTCAGGCGTGAAAGAAATACATCATCCATTTGTGCAATACTGACACCAACCTGGATCGCAAACACTGATGGACTGAGAGAGAGTAATGTAAGACAGAGTAAGATGATTTTTTTCATGATGC comes from the Pantoea sp. At-9b genome and includes:
- a CDS encoding substrate-binding domain-containing protein, producing the protein MPKFTQKQISAQSGLSLATIDRALHNRGKVHPQTLHRIKQALADLELQQKSSLAQGRTLYFDVIMHTPERFSELVRQAFSSQISSFASFKIQLRFHCYENMTVTQVENLLKKCSLDSHGIILKAMNSEKLIPVINQLIKQRIPLVTLVTDISGSSRLRYIGMDNINAGKSAAFVMSKWLGNEKATVAAITGSEEFAGEQERIHGFIEGMKLFAPQHEINVLSEGFGIDHLMYQSLSLFLQQHPGIDAIYTVGGGNPGILRALDEERIVPKVFIGHDLDRENRALMQAGKIDVLIEHNLQLDAQHAFKTLLEFHGFLPEEENYASYSRINIIMRYNMYS
- a CDS encoding sugar phosphate isomerase/epimerase, which gives rise to MKTIKGPGVFLAQFAGDSAPFNTLAGMAEWAAHKGFKGVEIPSWDSRLIDLRKAAESQTYVDEILGTLDQYGLTLTDLASHLQGQLVALHPAFDLPADSFAPPEVHQNPQLRQRWATEQLLLAARASRRFGLTKHVTFSGTLLWPYIYPYPQWPEGLIEEGFNELARRWTPILNAFDEQGVDVCYEIHPTEDLHDGLTFERFLEKTGNHVRCNIMYDPSHLLLQGIDYLTYIDHYHQRIKAFHVKDAEFRPDGKTGAYGGYQPWTRRAGRFRSPGDGQTDFAAIFSKLTGYDFDGWAVLEWECCFKNPEDGASEGAEFINQHIIRVTDKSFDDFCKSYVDQSVNKKILGI
- the iolG gene encoding inositol 2-dehydrogenase, with amino-acid sequence MKIAVLGAGRIGNVHAMNVASNPNVELVAIADPFIDNAIKLTEKYGGKAVKEPMELIESNAVDAVIIATPTDTHVDLMLSAARNGKAVLCEKPVDLNLERAEVACAELKQCDVPVMIAFNRRFDPSAAEMHSAIAKGEVGELHQIMISSRDPGFASMDYLRHSGGIFRDMTIHDFDMARWLLGEEPVQVFASASRMLEPALEPLNDFDTVMVQMITKSGKQCHINCSRQAVYGHDQRIEAYGSAGMLLNDNLRPSTLRRFNKSATDARVPLVHFFLERYADAYRMELEAFISAVKHAKPVPVTPYDGYMALKLADCAQQSAETGLPVQL
- a CDS encoding Gfo/Idh/MocA family protein, translating into MTKQSLKGRRIRLGMIGGGKGAYIGGIHRFAARLDNEYELVAGAFDIDAQRGHAFAAENYIAAERSYDNWQAMLAAERAREEGVDVVAICTPNFTHYPIARAFLEAGIDVICEKPLTTTLADAESLAEVVTSTGGFLGVTYTYSGYPMIMEARTRVAEGLIGAVRTVQVEYPLEWMATGVELNNQQAAWRVDPQKNGRGGSIGDIGTHAYHLAGYVTGLKAESVIADLATFVAGRALDDNAHVMIRYEGGARGMLWSSQVAIGCSNSLRLRVYGEKGSLSWFQEQPNELLYTPLNGHTQVIKRGRDDLYDLTKARTRTPPGHPEGYIEAFTNLYSGFASALRSRGEQREINGIGAAVPQIYDGLKGVAFVDAVVDSHEQGTVWIKPKYR
- a CDS encoding substrate-binding domain-containing protein, translated to MKKIILLCLTLLSLSPSVFAIQVGVSIAQMDDVFLSRLRGYLIEHAKQYPDMTLQFEDGQGAVDKQLSQVQSFINGKVDVIIVNPVDTQGTKNMSDAARKAKVPLIYLNRMPSDSKMGDGISYIGSDEIEAGRLQMGYLADMVKDRKNVNIAIMKGLLSNDATRFRTQGAKEVIAKHPNMHVVMEDTAKWMREDGMNLMNNWILTGQKIDILSANADEMAIGAAMAIKSNGLNIGKDILVGGTDGGPNGLQAIKSGLLTVTVFQDAKSQAFGAIDMAEKAAKGETLKDINFIPFQLVTPQNYQKFITN
- a CDS encoding phytanoyl-CoA dioxygenase family protein, whose product is MTSSYFAHEEQVSIEDFKTFCAQQLDAGDFPLASEVVDNVLVYDRTTLDNAATRDKKAVLSELHKALSYGPGVFTVRGLYEDVQVVDRASQVFEEIMSAEAKSKIQADHFSKAGNNGRIWNALQKLAEVDPASFVDYYANPTLALICQAWLGPAWRMTSQVNQVRPGGEAQQPHRDYHLGFQQSAFAAEFPIPVQILSQYLTLQGAVAHSDMPLASGPTRLLPWSHQYELGYIAYRHPDFVDYFANNYVQLPLKKGDGLFFNPALFHAAGNNTTTDHVRTANLLQVSSAFGVPMEEVNHEKILKLVYPLLVDSKHNQAELDTAINVAARGYSFPTNLDTDPPLGGMVPQTQQDLVRQAIQQRWCSAEFNQKLDEHSDRRKA